The genomic DNA TCATCTGAAATATGGAATTCAGGCAAGTTCTGGCGGTGGAAGAGCCTCTGCAAGAGAAACAATCGGGAGAGTAGCTGCTGGTGCCGTAGCAAAACAATTATTAAAAAGCTTCTGTAACACTGAAATACTATCTTGGGTAAAACGTATACATGATATCGATTCTGATATAAATAAAGAGAAGATTTCTCTTAAAAAAATTGATTCAAATATTGTTAGATGTCCTGATGAAAAGGTATCAACAGAAATGATAGAGAGAATTCAAGAATTGAAGCGTCAAGGAGACTCTTGTGGCGGTGTTATTGAATGCCTTGTAAGAAATGTTCCGTCAGGTCTTGGGATGCCTGTTTTTGATAAATTAGAAGCTGATTTAGCAAAAGCTTTGATGTCTTTGCCTGCCACAAAAGGCTTTGAAATAGGTTCAGGTTTCTCTGGAACTTATTTAAAAGGAAGCGAACATAATGATGCCTTCATTAAATCTGATGATATTAGGAAGTTAAGAACAATATCTAATAATTCAGGCGGTATACAGGGAGGAATAAGTAATGGCGAAAATATTGAGATGAAGATAGCTTTTAAACCTACAGCAACTATCGGGAAAGAACAGAAAACAGTAAATGCTGAAGGGAAAGAAGTATTGATAAAAGCAAAAGGGAGACATGATCCATGCGTTCTACCAAGAGCAGTCCCTATGGTTGATGCTATGGTGGCTTTAGTACTTGCAGATCATTTACTTTTGAATCAAGCGCAATGTGGCTTAATGAATAATTAGTAGTTTTGTTAAATAAATTATATTTGTATTTAATTTAATTATTTTTGAGCCATTCAAATATTTTTGGATCAAATCTTTTATTTATAATTGCTTTATCTCCAATCACGATTGCTTTATATCCTATAGATTTATAAGTTTTTACATCATTGATTGATAGACCTCCAGCAGCAATGAAATTAATGTTTTTAAAGTTAAGTATATCTATCGAACTATCTTTACTTTTTATTGGATAAATTTTGATTATTGTGCAATTTAAATTTATCGCTTCCTCAAAATCTTTTAAATTTTTAATTCCGGGAATTAATAAATAATTTTTTGTCTTTGCATAATTGAAAAGATCTTTATCCCAAAATTTCATCATCGAAAAATTTAATCCAATTTTTAATGAATCTTCTATTGATTGCTTATTAACTATGGAGGCAGAGCCTAAATTAATTTTGGGATATTTGAGTTTAATTTCGGATACAAAATCCAACCAATTTTCGTTATTTGACCAACTTATTTCAATATTCTTTAATCCTAATTTTACTAAGCTTTCTAAATCTTCAAAAAATAAATTCTTTATAGATGTATTTAAGTAAATCTTATCTTCAGGTTTTATCAGTAAAAAAAAAGATTCTTTTAACAGTAAATTAGAAAAAGAATCTTCCTTAATGTCCATTAAGTATTTAAATTTTTAAACTAAATATAGTTTGCAACTTTGACTTCTGAGCGGTTAAGCAAGTTTTCAATATCTTCAGTATCTATTGTTTCTCTTTCAATGAGCATTTGAGCCATTTCGTCGAGGACAATTCTATTATCTGTCAAAACTTTTTTAGCTCTTTTGTATGCCACATCAACAAGCTCTGAAACCTCAACATCTATAGTCGCAGCAGTATCTTCAGAGAAGTCTCTTGTAGAGCTCATATCTCTTCCAAGAAACATTCCACCTTGAGATTGACCTAAAGCGACTGGACCTATTTTGTCACTCATACCGAATTTAGTGATCATTTGTCTTGCTACATTGGCTACTTGCTGTAAGTCATTCGAAGCTCCAGTTGTAACTTCTTCTTCTCCATAGACTATTTCTTCGGCAACTCTTCCACCAAGAGCTACAGCCATTTGATTTTGAAGGTAAGAACGAGAGTAAAGACCAGATTCCATTCTTTCCTCACTTGGAGTAAAGAAGGTTAAACCTCCAGCCTGACCTCTAGGAATTATTGAAACTTTTGCTACGGGATCGTAATCAGGCATTAATGCTCCAACGAGTGCATGACCAGCTTCGTGATAAGCAACTAATTCTTTTTTCTTGTCACTGATGACTCTATCTTTCTTTTCTGGACCTGCCATAACTCTCTCAATGGCATCACCGACTTCATCATTACTAACTTTATCTAAATCTTTTCTTGCTGCTAGTATTGCTGCTTCATTTAAAAGATTAGCTAAATCAGCACCAGTAAATCCTGGTGTTCTTCTAGCTACTTTATCTAAATCAACGTCTTTTGAAAGAGTTTTATCTTTTGCATGAACATTTAATATCTGCAATCTTCCAGCGTAATCTGGTCTATCTACTGTGACCTGTCTATCGAATCTTCCTGGACGCATTAAAGCTGAATCTAATACATCAGGTCTGTTGGTGGCTGCAACAATTATTATTCCTGAATTACCCTGGAAACCATCCATTTCGGTTAAGAGTTGATTTAATGTTTGCTCTCTTTCATCATTTCCTCCGCCCATGCCAGCACCTCTTTGTCTTCCAACTGCATCAATTTCGTCTATGAATACAATACAAGGAGCATTCTTTTTAGCTTGTTCAAAAAGATCTCTAACTCTGCTAGCTCCAACTCCTACAAACATCTCTACGAATTCTGAACCGGATATTGAGAAAAAAGGTACACCTGCTTCTCCAGCTACTGCTTTTGCTAACAATGTTTTTCCTGTACCAGGAGGGCCAACAAGAAGAACTCCTTTTGGGATTTTTGCTCCGACTGCAGTAAATCTATCTGGGCTTTTAAGAAAATCTACAACTTCTGTTAGTTCTAATTTGGCACCTTCAACACCAGCAACATCTGAAAAGGTTACTTGTGTAGATGGTTCCATTTGCAGTCTAGCTTTGCTCTTTCCGAA from Prochlorococcus marinus XMU1402 includes the following:
- the ftsH gene encoding ATP-dependent zinc metalloprotease FtsH translates to MNKRWRNVGLYVLAVITVIFIGTSVFDKPSTESSTKTLRYSDFIEAVQDKEISRVLISPDNATAQVVENDGSRSEVNLAPDKDLLKILTENNVDIAVTPTKLANPWQQAVSSLIFPVLLIGGLFFLFRRSQSGNAGGGNPAMSFGKSKARLQMEPSTQVTFSDVAGVEGAKLELTEVVDFLKSPDRFTAVGAKIPKGVLLVGPPGTGKTLLAKAVAGEAGVPFFSISGSEFVEMFVGVGASRVRDLFEQAKKNAPCIVFIDEIDAVGRQRGAGMGGGNDEREQTLNQLLTEMDGFQGNSGIIIVAATNRPDVLDSALMRPGRFDRQVTVDRPDYAGRLQILNVHAKDKTLSKDVDLDKVARRTPGFTGADLANLLNEAAILAARKDLDKVSNDEVGDAIERVMAGPEKKDRVISDKKKELVAYHEAGHALVGALMPDYDPVAKVSIIPRGQAGGLTFFTPSEERMESGLYSRSYLQNQMAVALGGRVAEEIVYGEEEVTTGASNDLQQVANVARQMITKFGMSDKIGPVALGQSQGGMFLGRDMSSTRDFSEDTAATIDVEVSELVDVAYKRAKKVLTDNRIVLDEMAQMLIERETIDTEDIENLLNRSEVKVANYI
- the aroC gene encoding chorismate synthase produces the protein MSSSFGKIFRVSTFGESHGGAVGVILDGCPPKLKIDINLIQNELDRRRPGQSDITTPRNEEDKIEILSGIKEGLTLGTPIAMLVRNKDQRPRDYNNLEQVFRPSHADGTYHLKYGIQASSGGGRASARETIGRVAAGAVAKQLLKSFCNTEILSWVKRIHDIDSDINKEKISLKKIDSNIVRCPDEKVSTEMIERIQELKRQGDSCGGVIECLVRNVPSGLGMPVFDKLEADLAKALMSLPATKGFEIGSGFSGTYLKGSEHNDAFIKSDDIRKLRTISNNSGGIQGGISNGENIEMKIAFKPTATIGKEQKTVNAEGKEVLIKAKGRHDPCVLPRAVPMVDAMVALVLADHLLLNQAQCGLMNN
- a CDS encoding bifunctional 4-hydroxy-2-oxoglutarate aldolase/2-dehydro-3-deoxy-phosphogluconate aldolase, which codes for MDIKEDSFSNLLLKESFFLLIKPEDKIYLNTSIKNLFFEDLESLVKLGLKNIEISWSNNENWLDFVSEIKLKYPKINLGSASIVNKQSIEDSLKIGLNFSMMKFWDKDLFNYAKTKNYLLIPGIKNLKDFEEAINLNCTIIKIYPIKSKDSSIDILNFKNINFIAAGGLSINDVKTYKSIGYKAIVIGDKAIINKRFDPKIFEWLKNN